The Pseudomonas sp. DG56-2 genome contains a region encoding:
- a CDS encoding NAD(P)-dependent alcohol dehydrogenase has protein sequence MSRMKAAIFVEKNRIVLDEKPIPEVGPSDALLRITTTTLCGTDVHILRGEYPVAKGLTIGHEPVGIIEKLGSQVQGFSEGQRVIAGAITPSGHSYACLCGCASQDGPGTPHGFRPAGGWKFGNTIDGCQAEYVLVPDAMANLSPIPDGLSDEQVLMCPDIMSTGFSGAERGGVRIGDTVAVFALGPIGLCAVAGARLMGATTIIGVDTVAARLTVARQLGATHVVDFKQGNVVEQIMALTNGRGVDVAIEALGTQSTFESALRILRPGGTLSSLGVYSSDLTIPLAAFGAGLGDYSIVSTLCPGGKERMRRLMEVVGSGAVDLKPLVTHRYKLDDIEAAYELFAHQRDGVMKVAITP, from the coding sequence ATGTCCCGCATGAAAGCGGCAATCTTCGTCGAAAAGAATCGCATTGTTCTGGATGAGAAACCCATCCCCGAAGTGGGCCCTTCCGATGCGCTGCTGCGTATCACCACTACTACGCTGTGCGGAACTGATGTGCACATCCTGCGTGGCGAGTACCCCGTGGCCAAAGGCCTGACCATCGGTCATGAGCCGGTGGGCATCATCGAAAAACTCGGCAGTCAGGTCCAGGGCTTCAGCGAAGGCCAGCGCGTCATCGCCGGTGCTATCACACCCAGCGGCCACAGTTACGCCTGTCTATGCGGCTGCGCCTCCCAGGACGGTCCTGGCACACCCCATGGCTTTCGCCCCGCAGGCGGCTGGAAGTTCGGCAATACCATCGACGGCTGCCAGGCCGAATATGTACTGGTGCCCGATGCCATGGCCAACCTCTCGCCCATCCCTGACGGCCTGAGCGATGAACAGGTGCTGATGTGCCCGGACATCATGTCCACCGGTTTCTCCGGCGCCGAACGCGGTGGCGTGCGAATCGGCGACACAGTCGCCGTGTTTGCCCTTGGCCCAATTGGCCTATGCGCGGTAGCGGGTGCACGCTTGATGGGCGCTACCACTATTATCGGCGTCGACACCGTCGCCGCTCGCCTGACCGTTGCGCGACAATTGGGCGCCACCCATGTGGTGGATTTCAAGCAAGGCAATGTCGTAGAACAAATCATGGCCCTGACCAATGGCCGCGGCGTGGATGTCGCCATCGAAGCACTGGGCACCCAGTCCACGTTCGAGTCGGCGCTGCGTATTCTGCGCCCGGGTGGCACCTTGTCTAGCCTGGGTGTGTACTCATCCGACCTGACAATCCCGTTGGCGGCATTTGGCGCCGGGTTAGGCGACTACAGCATTGTCAGCACCCTTTGCCCCGGCGGCAAGGAGCGCATGCGCAGGCTGATGGAAGTGGTCGGCAGCGGCGCTGTTGATCTCAAGCCCCTGGTCACCCACCGCTACAAGCTCGACGATATTGAAGCCGCCTACGAGTTGTTTGCGCATCAACGCGATGGCGTGATGAAAGTCGCCATCACGCCTTGA
- a CDS encoding MurR/RpiR family transcriptional regulator — MSQPIKQRLEHSLHSAAASGRKIASYMLANLNDLPFETSASLATKIGVSESSVGRFCRALGYEHLKALKHDLKDDLGDGPWLVGDRLQEFRQQHGKDDAGLARSLEQEVGALVRVYEYSRTPAWETVSQRLAQRRKVFIAGFQTERGIAQCMAHLLQYLRDGVQVVDGSAGHFGEVLLSDPADCALVVFEARRYSRHALNLCRKAHKAGIPVTLVTDTFCDWADANADEVFRIPTEFNLFWESTATMLSWVHLMVNEVCKKLGPDVEKRLEATAALHNEFVGYTSASKQ; from the coding sequence ATGAGCCAACCGATCAAGCAACGCCTGGAACACAGCCTGCACAGTGCAGCGGCTTCAGGTCGCAAGATCGCCAGCTACATGCTCGCCAACCTCAACGACCTGCCGTTCGAAACCTCCGCAAGCCTGGCGACGAAAATCGGCGTCAGTGAATCCAGTGTCGGGCGCTTTTGCCGGGCCCTGGGCTACGAGCACCTCAAGGCGCTCAAGCACGATCTCAAGGACGACCTGGGCGATGGTCCCTGGCTGGTCGGTGATCGGTTGCAAGAATTTCGCCAACAGCACGGCAAGGATGATGCCGGCCTTGCCCGCAGTCTCGAACAAGAAGTCGGGGCCCTGGTACGGGTCTACGAATACAGCCGTACCCCCGCCTGGGAAACGGTCAGCCAACGCCTGGCACAGCGCCGCAAGGTTTTTATCGCAGGGTTTCAGACCGAGCGCGGTATCGCCCAATGCATGGCCCACTTACTGCAATACCTGCGTGACGGCGTGCAGGTCGTCGATGGCAGCGCTGGGCATTTCGGTGAGGTGTTGCTGAGCGACCCGGCCGATTGCGCCCTGGTGGTGTTCGAGGCGCGCCGCTATTCACGCCATGCTCTGAACCTGTGTCGCAAAGCGCACAAGGCAGGCATCCCGGTAACCCTGGTTACCGACACCTTTTGTGACTGGGCCGATGCCAACGCCGATGAGGTGTTTCGCATTCCCACCGAGTTCAATCTGTTCTGGGAGTCCACTGCGACGATGTTGTCGTGGGTACACCTGATGGTCAACGAGGTCTGCAAGAAGCTCGGACCGGATGTTGAAAAACGCTTGGAAGCAACTGCCGCTCTACACAATGAATTCGTTGGCTACACGTCAGCGAGCAAACAATAG
- a CDS encoding transporter substrate-binding domain-containing protein, which produces MKPVIRFAGACALLLAGATMAQAETLKIATEGAYPPFNYVDSNNQLHGFDVDITKALCEQMKVDCTIVAQDWEGIIPALMAKKYDAVVASMINTEERRKKIAFTNHYYKTPLSVAVPKDSEITDAQTSFKGYTVGAQSSSTQAIYAEDVYGKAGADVKLYPTLDEANADLAAGRLDGVIADKFPLTEWLGKAGKDCCKILGDVNGTKADASIAVRKEDQALRERLNKALDEIVANGTYQKIASRYFDFDIYQ; this is translated from the coding sequence ATGAAACCCGTTATCCGCTTTGCAGGCGCGTGCGCCCTGCTGCTCGCTGGCGCAACCATGGCTCAGGCCGAAACCCTGAAAATTGCTACCGAAGGCGCCTACCCGCCGTTCAACTATGTGGATTCAAACAATCAACTGCACGGTTTTGACGTCGACATCACCAAGGCGTTGTGCGAGCAGATGAAGGTTGACTGCACCATCGTCGCCCAGGATTGGGAAGGCATTATTCCGGCACTGATGGCCAAGAAATATGATGCAGTAGTGGCGTCGATGATCAACACCGAAGAGCGGCGCAAGAAAATCGCCTTCACCAACCACTACTACAAGACGCCGTTGTCGGTCGCTGTGCCCAAGGACAGCGAGATTACCGATGCCCAAACCAGCTTCAAAGGCTACACCGTCGGCGCGCAATCCTCCTCGACCCAGGCCATTTACGCCGAAGATGTCTATGGCAAGGCCGGTGCCGACGTCAAGCTCTACCCAACCCTCGATGAAGCCAACGCAGACCTGGCCGCCGGGCGCCTGGATGGCGTGATCGCCGATAAATTCCCGCTGACCGAGTGGCTCGGCAAGGCCGGCAAGGACTGCTGCAAGATTCTTGGCGACGTCAATGGCACCAAGGCCGACGCCTCAATTGCCGTGCGCAAGGAAGACCAGGCCTTGCGCGAGCGCCTGAACAAGGCCCTCGATGAAATCGTCGCCAACGGCACCTACCAGAAGATCGCCAGTCGTTACTTCGACTTCGATATCTATCAGTAA
- a CDS encoding MOSC domain-containing protein, whose translation MKLDTVLTGKAVAFTRPGSCSAIAKQARSGELAVTELGLAGDEQGDLRVHGGKDKAIHHYPREHYATWAAELGEHPLLQAAGAFGENLSTYGWTEQTVCLGDRVRVGSAVLEVSQGRMPCWKLNDRFGVKDMSLRVQQSGRTGWYYRVLEEGVLAAGDTLQVIERPHPHWSVARLSSVLFDKQVDADVIRQCLALPLAPSWRRTLDRRLERAEVEDWAPRLQGPQI comes from the coding sequence ATGAAGCTTGATACCGTCCTGACCGGCAAGGCTGTGGCCTTCACCCGGCCAGGCTCTTGCAGTGCGATCGCCAAGCAGGCCCGTAGCGGCGAGCTGGCAGTGACCGAGTTGGGGCTTGCGGGTGACGAGCAGGGCGACTTGCGCGTTCATGGCGGCAAGGACAAAGCCATTCATCATTACCCGCGCGAGCACTACGCGACATGGGCCGCTGAGCTCGGTGAGCACCCATTGCTGCAGGCTGCAGGGGCCTTTGGTGAAAACCTCAGCACCTATGGTTGGACCGAGCAGACAGTCTGTCTTGGGGATCGCGTGCGAGTGGGTAGTGCGGTACTGGAAGTCTCACAGGGGCGTATGCCGTGCTGGAAGCTCAATGATCGCTTTGGGGTAAAGGACATGTCCCTGCGGGTCCAGCAGAGCGGTCGTACTGGATGGTACTACCGAGTGCTGGAGGAGGGTGTGCTGGCTGCGGGCGATACACTGCAGGTGATCGAACGGCCCCATCCACATTGGTCGGTGGCGCGGTTGTCGTCGGTGCTGTTTGACAAGCAGGTGGACGCCGATGTGATTCGCCAGTGCCTGGCGTTACCGCTGGCGCCTTCCTGGCGGCGTACCCTGGATCGGCGTCTGGAGCGGGCCGAGGTCGAAGACTGGGCCCCGCGGTTGCAGGGGCCACAGATCTAA
- a CDS encoding ABC transporter permease: MLEQLSLLSFASGGWGQALLAGALVTISLALACLPIGLPLGLGVALMARSPKRFPRAVATVFSTVFRGLPELLTLLIIYYGCQIAAQKILAAMGYEGEVLINTFLAAMIAFSLVFAAFSSEIWLGAFKTVAKGQYEASQALGLSKATTFRKVIFPQLVRIAMPGLSNNWLSLLKDTSLVSTISLVDLMRQTNLAVSVTKEPMFFYGVACLGYLLFSALSGRVFVFIEQYFSRHLRSART; the protein is encoded by the coding sequence ATGCTCGAACAACTTTCGCTGTTATCTTTCGCCAGCGGCGGCTGGGGCCAAGCCCTGCTCGCCGGCGCCCTGGTGACCATTTCCCTGGCGTTGGCCTGCCTGCCCATCGGGCTGCCGCTGGGCCTGGGTGTAGCGCTGATGGCACGATCGCCCAAGCGCTTCCCACGTGCCGTGGCTACCGTCTTCTCCACCGTGTTTCGCGGTTTGCCGGAGCTGCTCACGCTGCTGATCATTTACTACGGCTGCCAGATCGCCGCGCAGAAAATTCTCGCCGCCATGGGCTACGAAGGCGAGGTGCTGATCAACACCTTCCTCGCCGCCATGATCGCCTTCAGCCTGGTATTTGCCGCGTTCTCCAGTGAGATCTGGCTCGGCGCCTTCAAGACGGTTGCCAAAGGACAGTACGAAGCGTCCCAGGCGCTGGGCCTGAGCAAGGCCACCACCTTTCGCAAGGTGATTTTCCCGCAACTGGTGCGCATCGCCATGCCGGGCCTATCGAACAACTGGCTATCGCTGCTCAAGGACACTTCACTGGTATCGACCATTTCCCTGGTCGACCTGATGCGCCAGACCAACCTGGCCGTGAGTGTGACCAAGGAGCCGATGTTCTTCTACGGCGTGGCCTGTCTTGGCTACCTGCTGTTCTCGGCCTTGTCGGGACGGGTGTTTGTGTTCATCGAGCAATACTTCAGTCGCCACCTGCGGAGTGCCCGGACATGA
- a CDS encoding Ldh family oxidoreductase has translation MPARPDTAVAQIQFADLQALLQRVFVRHGTSEAVARALAFNCASAQRDGAHSHGVFRIPGYVSTLASGWVDGQAVPEVTDVASAFVRVDAKGGFAQPALAAARELLLEKARSAGIAVLAIHNSHHFAALWPDVEPFADEGLVALSVVNSMTCVVPHGARRPLFGTNPIAFAAPCAGSDPIVFDMATSAMAHGDVQIAARKGEQLPYGIGVDSEGQPTRDPQKILEGGALLPFGEHKGSALSMMVELLAAALTGGNFSWEFDWSQHPGAKTPWTGQLIIVIDPSKAEGNQFAVRSRQLVEQMQAVGVSRMPGERRFREREASAREGVSLTAQELEQLQALAQG, from the coding sequence ATGCCCGCACGTCCCGACACTGCTGTCGCGCAGATTCAATTTGCCGATCTGCAGGCCTTGTTGCAGCGCGTATTTGTTCGTCATGGCACCAGTGAGGCGGTCGCTCGCGCACTGGCCTTCAATTGCGCCAGCGCCCAGCGCGACGGTGCTCACAGCCATGGTGTGTTCCGCATTCCCGGCTATGTTTCAACCTTGGCCAGCGGCTGGGTCGATGGTCAGGCCGTGCCTGAAGTGACAGACGTCGCCAGCGCCTTTGTCCGTGTCGATGCCAAGGGGGGCTTCGCCCAGCCGGCGCTGGCAGCGGCGCGTGAGTTGCTGTTGGAAAAGGCGCGTAGCGCCGGCATCGCCGTATTGGCAATCCATAACTCGCACCATTTCGCTGCACTGTGGCCGGATGTCGAACCCTTCGCCGATGAAGGTCTGGTTGCCCTCAGCGTGGTCAACAGCATGACCTGCGTGGTGCCTCACGGTGCGCGTCGGCCGTTGTTTGGTACCAACCCGATTGCCTTTGCCGCACCCTGCGCTGGCAGTGACCCGATTGTCTTCGACATGGCCACCAGCGCCATGGCCCATGGCGATGTACAGATCGCCGCGCGTAAAGGTGAGCAACTACCGTATGGCATCGGCGTGGACAGCGAAGGACAACCGACCCGCGACCCGCAGAAAATCCTCGAAGGGGGGGCCTTGTTACCCTTCGGCGAGCACAAGGGTTCGGCCCTGTCGATGATGGTCGAGCTGCTGGCCGCAGCACTGACCGGTGGGAACTTTTCCTGGGAGTTCGACTGGTCGCAGCACCCGGGGGCAAAAACACCGTGGACCGGGCAGTTGATTATCGTGATCGACCCGAGCAAGGCCGAAGGTAATCAGTTTGCCGTGCGCAGCCGCCAGTTGGTGGAGCAGATGCAGGCTGTCGGGGTTAGCCGGATGCCTGGCGAGCGGCGTTTTCGTGAGCGTGAAGCTTCGGCGCGCGAGGGTGTCAGCCTCACCGCGCAGGAGCTGGAACAACTGCAGGCGCTGGCACAGGGCTAA
- a CDS encoding FAD-binding oxidoreductase has product MHCQTIVLGAGIVGVSTALHLQARGRKVILIDREEPGSGTSHGNAGLIERSSVIPYAFPRELSSLLRYGLNRQSDVRYSLTHIPKVAPWLFKYWQNSSVAGLSVATRAMLPLVQRCVEEHDALIDAAGLGDLVKANGWIEVFRNNAAFNKAKDDAQALAPYGLSYEVLDRQQLHAREADLSENVVGGIHWLDPKTVTNPGGLTRGYAALFVQRGGQFIHGDARTLRQIDSEWQVDSRQGPITASEVVIALGPQSAELFKPLGYRIPLEIKRGYHMHYQGRDGAELKHSICDGQGGYVLAPMAQGIRLTTGIEFADSSDAANEIQLKRCEVLARKIFPLGQRLDAQPWLGRRPCLPDMRPVIGPAARHKGLWFNFGHAHHGLTLGPVSGRLLAEMITGEATFTDPAPYSATRFN; this is encoded by the coding sequence ATGCATTGTCAAACCATCGTTCTGGGCGCCGGTATCGTCGGCGTCAGCACGGCCCTTCACTTGCAGGCTCGCGGGCGCAAGGTGATTCTTATTGATCGCGAGGAGCCCGGCAGCGGTACCAGCCATGGCAACGCTGGCCTGATCGAGCGCTCCAGCGTCATCCCCTATGCCTTCCCGCGGGAGCTGTCGAGCCTGCTGCGCTATGGCCTGAACCGCCAGTCGGATGTGCGCTACAGCCTGACCCATATCCCTAAAGTAGCGCCCTGGCTGTTCAAGTATTGGCAGAACTCTTCGGTTGCCGGCCTGAGCGTTGCCACCCGCGCCATGCTGCCACTGGTGCAACGCTGCGTCGAAGAACACGACGCCCTGATCGACGCCGCCGGCCTTGGCGATCTGGTCAAGGCCAACGGCTGGATCGAGGTGTTTCGCAACAACGCCGCCTTCAACAAGGCCAAGGACGATGCCCAGGCGCTTGCACCCTACGGTTTGAGTTACGAAGTTCTTGACCGTCAGCAACTGCATGCCCGAGAAGCGGATCTGAGCGAAAACGTGGTCGGTGGCATCCACTGGCTCGACCCCAAGACCGTTACCAATCCCGGCGGCCTGACCCGAGGTTACGCCGCCTTGTTCGTGCAGCGCGGCGGCCAATTCATTCATGGCGATGCGCGCACCCTGCGCCAGATCGACAGTGAGTGGCAGGTAGATAGCCGCCAGGGGCCGATCACTGCATCCGAGGTGGTCATCGCCCTTGGTCCGCAATCGGCGGAGCTGTTCAAGCCGCTGGGTTATCGCATACCCCTGGAAATCAAACGCGGCTACCACATGCATTATCAGGGCCGCGACGGCGCCGAACTCAAGCACTCGATCTGCGATGGCCAGGGTGGTTACGTTCTGGCCCCGATGGCCCAAGGCATTCGCCTGACCACCGGCATCGAATTCGCTGACAGCAGCGATGCGGCCAACGAGATCCAGCTCAAGCGCTGTGAAGTCCTCGCGCGCAAGATCTTCCCCCTCGGCCAGCGCCTTGATGCCCAGCCTTGGCTGGGGCGGCGTCCGTGCCTACCGGACATGCGCCCGGTGATTGGCCCGGCAGCCCGGCACAAAGGCCTGTGGTTCAACTTCGGTCACGCTCATCACGGCCTGACTCTTGGCCCGGTAAGCGGTCGCTTGCTGGCCGAAATGATCACCGGCGAAGCCACCTTTACCGACCCTGCGCCGTACAGCGCGACACGCTTCAATTGA
- a CDS encoding gamma-glutamyl-gamma-aminobutyrate hydrolase family protein, translating into MPNSNIGNKKQTLRKPVVLMTMGAQERKGHDYQVMTHKYIVPLVEHSGCIPVLVPTCCGTEDLESYLDMADGVYLTGAGSNIDPALYGQENETPGKAQDRDRDLFDMPLVKAAIARGLPIFGICRGMQEINVALGGDIYQKVYAEAGFNDHRENSDDPVDVQYSAVHSVRLEQGSWLQKLLQSDEIRVNSLHGQGLKNLGKGIEPLARAEDGLVEAIHAPSLSPFLFAVQWHPEWQAAKNPDSIKMFQAFGDACRKQVVKAQGSGKLSSAA; encoded by the coding sequence ATGCCCAACAGCAACATTGGCAATAAGAAACAAACCCTTCGTAAACCCGTCGTGCTGATGACCATGGGCGCCCAGGAGCGCAAAGGTCACGATTATCAAGTCATGACTCATAAGTACATCGTGCCACTGGTTGAACACTCAGGTTGCATACCTGTTCTGGTTCCGACCTGCTGCGGCACCGAAGACCTTGAATCCTACCTGGACATGGCCGATGGCGTTTACCTGACCGGTGCTGGCAGCAACATCGACCCAGCGCTCTACGGCCAGGAAAACGAAACCCCAGGCAAAGCCCAGGACCGTGACCGCGACCTGTTCGACATGCCGCTGGTCAAGGCTGCAATTGCCCGTGGCTTGCCGATTTTCGGTATCTGCCGTGGCATGCAGGAAATCAACGTAGCGCTGGGTGGTGACATCTACCAGAAGGTCTACGCAGAAGCCGGCTTCAACGATCACCGGGAAAACTCGGACGATCCTGTCGACGTGCAGTACAGCGCTGTTCACAGCGTGCGTCTGGAGCAAGGCAGCTGGTTGCAAAAACTCCTGCAAAGCGACGAGATCCGCGTCAACTCGCTGCACGGCCAGGGTCTGAAAAACCTCGGCAAAGGTATCGAGCCTCTGGCTCGCGCCGAAGATGGCCTGGTAGAAGCTATCCACGCACCTAGCTTGTCTCCGTTCCTGTTTGCCGTGCAATGGCACCCGGAATGGCAAGCGGCCAAGAACCCGGACTCGATCAAGATGTTCCAGGCCTTTGGCGACGCCTGCCGCAAGCAAGTGGTAAAGGCTCAAGGCAGCGGCAAACTTAGCTCAGCTGCCTGA
- a CDS encoding ABC transporter permease, whose product MSFEQLLATVLDPDLLERYGPRFVDGLLVTGKLVAISFTLGAVLGMLLALARLSNSLLLQRLSAGYIYFFRGSPLLAQLFLLYYGLGSLKGFWQDVGMWWFFREAWYCTLLAFVLNTAAYQAEIFRGALLAVAPGQYEAAKALSLKRSTTFFKVILPQSMIVAIGPLGNELILMIKASAIASLVTIYDLMGVTKLAFSRSFDFQIYLWAAVLYLLIVEIVRRSLKHIEARLGRHLH is encoded by the coding sequence ATGAGTTTCGAACAACTGCTGGCCACGGTGCTCGACCCGGACCTGCTGGAGCGCTACGGCCCACGCTTTGTCGACGGGCTACTGGTCACCGGCAAGCTGGTGGCGATTTCCTTCACCCTCGGCGCCGTGCTCGGCATGCTGCTGGCGTTGGCACGGCTTTCCAACAGCTTGCTGTTGCAGCGCTTGAGTGCCGGCTACATCTACTTCTTCCGTGGCTCGCCGCTGCTGGCGCAACTGTTCTTGCTGTACTACGGCCTGGGGTCGCTAAAAGGCTTCTGGCAAGACGTGGGGATGTGGTGGTTCTTCCGCGAAGCCTGGTATTGCACCTTGCTGGCCTTCGTCCTGAACACCGCCGCCTACCAGGCGGAAATCTTCCGCGGCGCCCTGCTGGCCGTCGCGCCGGGACAATATGAAGCAGCCAAGGCGCTGAGCCTGAAGCGCTCGACCACCTTCTTCAAGGTCATCCTGCCGCAATCGATGATTGTCGCCATCGGCCCGCTGGGCAACGAGTTGATTCTGATGATCAAGGCCAGCGCCATCGCATCGCTGGTGACCATCTACGACCTGATGGGTGTGACCAAACTGGCCTTCTCGCGCAGTTTCGACTTCCAGATCTACCTGTGGGCCGCCGTGCTCTACCTGCTGATCGTCGAAATCGTGCGGCGCAGCCTGAAACATATAGAAGCCCGACTGGGCCGCCATCTGCACTGA
- a CDS encoding amino acid aminotransferase, whose amino-acid sequence MFKHVDAYAGDPILSLMETFKADPRANKVNLSIGLYYDAAGVVPQLAAVGEAEKRMADQPHEASLYLPMEGLSSYRQAIQALLFGADHPAVQGARVATVQTVGGSGALKVGADFLKRYFPDSQVWVSNPTWDNHRAIFEGAGFKVNTYPYFDADTRGLDFAGMLTALQGLATNSIVLLHPCCHNPTGVDLSQAQWQQVIEVVKTRNLIPFLDIAYQGFGEGLVEDAYAIREFARAGVPCLVSNSFSKIFSLYGERVGGLSVVCDDADTAQSVLGQLKATVRRNYSSPPNFGAQLVAAVLADPSLNATWAAEVEHMRLRILDMRQGLVDALAVLLPGQDFQFFLSQRGMFSYTGLSVEQVRRLRDEFGVYLIDSGRVCMSGLRPDNLQQVAEAIAAVQ is encoded by the coding sequence GTGTTCAAACATGTCGATGCCTATGCCGGCGATCCGATTCTGTCCCTGATGGAGACCTTCAAGGCCGACCCGCGCGCCAACAAGGTCAACCTCAGTATCGGTCTTTACTACGATGCCGCAGGCGTGGTGCCGCAACTGGCTGCTGTTGGCGAAGCGGAAAAGCGCATGGCCGACCAGCCGCATGAAGCTTCTCTGTATTTGCCGATGGAAGGCCTGAGCAGCTATCGCCAGGCCATCCAGGCGTTGTTGTTTGGCGCGGATCACCCTGCCGTGCAGGGGGCGCGCGTTGCTACCGTGCAAACCGTCGGCGGCTCCGGTGCGTTGAAAGTCGGTGCCGACTTCCTCAAGCGCTATTTCCCGGACTCGCAGGTGTGGGTCAGCAATCCAACCTGGGACAACCACCGGGCTATCTTTGAAGGCGCAGGTTTCAAGGTCAATACCTACCCGTACTTCGACGCTGACACCCGCGGTCTCGATTTCGCCGGCATGCTCACAGCGCTGCAGGGCCTGGCCACCAACAGCATCGTGCTGCTGCACCCCTGCTGCCACAACCCAACTGGCGTCGATTTGAGCCAGGCGCAATGGCAACAGGTCATTGAAGTGGTCAAGACGCGCAACCTGATTCCATTCCTTGATATCGCTTACCAGGGCTTCGGCGAAGGTCTGGTCGAAGACGCCTATGCCATCCGCGAGTTCGCCCGTGCTGGCGTACCTTGCCTGGTGAGCAACTCGTTCTCGAAGATTTTTTCGCTGTACGGCGAGCGGGTAGGAGGCTTGTCGGTGGTCTGCGACGATGCCGACACTGCGCAAAGCGTATTGGGCCAACTCAAGGCCACTGTGCGCCGCAACTACTCCAGCCCTCCGAACTTCGGTGCGCAACTGGTGGCCGCCGTGCTTGCGGACCCTTCGCTCAATGCGACGTGGGCTGCTGAAGTGGAACACATGCGCCTGCGGATCCTGGACATGCGCCAAGGGCTGGTCGATGCCTTGGCAGTATTGTTGCCGGGTCAGGACTTCCAGTTTTTCCTCAGCCAGCGCGGTATGTTCAGCTACACCGGCCTGAGCGTCGAACAGGTGCGCCGCTTGCGCGACGAGTTTGGCGTGTACTTGATCGACAGCGGCCGGGTCTGCATGTCGGGTCTGCGTCCAGACAACCTGCAGCAAGTCGCTGAGGCTATTGCGGCGGTTCAGTAA
- a CDS encoding MarR family winged helix-turn-helix transcriptional regulator has product MPTVLFDLLERLSSLTRVWFRQHPLLADIQPIQLSALLYLARCNRYSNTPLAVTEYLGLTKGTVSQSLKALEGKGLIVKTQDAADKRSVHLSLTAPARGLLAAVMPPDFLLAATERMGARADDLQALLADLLRNIQQHENVPGFGLCKTCRFHRKTTSGGFCELTQEPLASAERELICREHQLAELTE; this is encoded by the coding sequence CTGCCCACCGTGCTATTCGACCTGCTGGAAAGGTTATCGAGCCTCACGCGTGTCTGGTTCCGCCAGCACCCGCTGCTGGCCGACATCCAGCCGATTCAACTGAGTGCACTGCTTTATCTGGCGCGCTGCAACCGTTACTCCAATACACCGCTGGCGGTGACCGAATACCTGGGCCTGACCAAGGGCACGGTTTCGCAGTCGCTCAAGGCGTTGGAAGGCAAAGGCCTGATCGTCAAAACCCAGGATGCTGCAGACAAGCGCAGCGTACATCTGAGCCTCACCGCGCCAGCGCGAGGCTTGCTGGCAGCGGTGATGCCCCCGGATTTTCTACTGGCGGCGACTGAGCGCATGGGCGCGCGGGCTGATGACTTGCAAGCTTTGCTTGCTGATTTACTGCGCAATATCCAACAACACGAAAACGTACCGGGCTTTGGCTTGTGCAAGACCTGCCGCTTTCATCGCAAGACGACCTCCGGTGGTTTTTGCGAGCTGACCCAGGAGCCACTGGCGTCGGCCGAGCGTGAACTGATTTGCCGCGAGCACCAACTCGCGGAACTTACGGAGTAA
- a CDS encoding amino acid ABC transporter ATP-binding protein, translating to MTASLSLAATAPQTDSRNVVVSIEGLNKHYGAYHVLRDINLSVREGERIVLCGPSGSGKSTLIRCINRLEIAEKGHIRVNDTDLALTTRQAADVRSEIGMVFQHFNLFPHMSVLDNCTLAPMSVRGLSREEAQERARFYLNKVGIESQANKYPSQLSGGQQQRVAIARALCMKPKIMLFDEPTSALDPEMVAEVLDVLVKLADTGMTMLCVTHEMGFARQVAERVLFLDGGQIIEDASPEAFFNNPQSARAKGFLAQILH from the coding sequence ATGACCGCTTCACTAAGCCTTGCAGCCACCGCCCCTCAAACCGACTCACGCAATGTGGTGGTGAGCATAGAGGGTTTGAACAAACACTACGGCGCCTACCATGTGTTGCGCGATATCAACCTGAGCGTGCGCGAGGGCGAGCGCATTGTTCTGTGCGGGCCTTCGGGCTCGGGCAAGTCGACCTTGATCCGCTGCATCAACCGCCTGGAAATCGCCGAGAAAGGTCACATTCGTGTCAACGATACCGACCTTGCCCTGACCACTCGCCAGGCCGCCGATGTTCGCAGTGAAATTGGCATGGTGTTCCAGCACTTCAACCTGTTCCCGCACATGAGCGTGCTGGACAACTGCACCCTGGCCCCGATGAGCGTGCGTGGCTTGTCACGCGAGGAAGCGCAAGAGCGTGCACGCTTTTATTTGAACAAGGTGGGTATCGAGAGCCAGGCCAACAAATACCCCAGTCAGCTCTCGGGTGGCCAACAGCAACGCGTGGCCATTGCCAGGGCACTGTGCATGAAGCCGAAAATCATGCTGTTCGACGAACCCACCTCGGCACTCGACCCGGAAATGGTCGCTGAAGTGCTGGACGTGCTGGTGAAATTGGCAGACACCGGCATGACCATGCTGTGTGTCACCCACGAGATGGGCTTTGCCCGCCAGGTCGCCGAACGGGTGCTGTTTCTCGATGGCGGGCAGATAATCGAAGACGCCAGCCCGGAAGCATTCTTCAACAATCCGCAGTCCGCGCGAGCCAAGGGCTTTCTTGCCCAGATCCTGCACTGA